The following are encoded in a window of Salinibacter ruber DSM 13855 genomic DNA:
- a CDS encoding PQQ-dependent sugar dehydrogenase, whose product MSSPPAIPMRTLIGLLALVLCACTPGNGSEAPEARSSSPDKEVVLERVESEEETFQVVEMVEDLEHAWAVDWLPDGRMLVTERPGRMLLVDGDGPTQLANVPEVWAKNQGGLLDVRVAPNYEESGWIYFTHSLKDGDTGGTVLSRARLDGTALTDVEELYRQTPFLAPDYHFGSRIAFPGDGTLVVTMGERGQRRERTVDIPTPTTSVGTTVRLNMDGSVPADNPFVGSDEGLDEVYAYGHRNQQGMAIHPETGAIWQHEHGPHGGDELNLVEAGNNYGWPAVSYGDSYTDQSPIGGTTAPGVTDPVEYWDPSPALSGMAFYTGDTFPNWQGDLFMGALAHQKAMRVELDGEDVSDQEELLRAELGRIRDVATGPDGSLYLLTDAPEGALYRLEPAE is encoded by the coding sequence ATGTCTAGCCCCCCTGCCATTCCGATGCGTACCCTCATCGGCCTCCTCGCGCTCGTTCTTTGCGCCTGTACCCCCGGGAACGGATCGGAGGCGCCCGAAGCCCGTTCGTCATCTCCAGACAAGGAGGTCGTCCTGGAGCGCGTCGAGTCGGAGGAGGAGACGTTTCAGGTCGTAGAAATGGTTGAGGACCTGGAGCACGCGTGGGCGGTCGACTGGCTCCCCGACGGGCGGATGCTCGTCACCGAGCGGCCCGGCCGCATGCTTCTCGTCGACGGCGACGGCCCCACCCAACTCGCCAACGTCCCGGAGGTGTGGGCCAAAAACCAGGGCGGTCTGCTCGACGTGCGCGTCGCACCGAACTACGAGGAGAGCGGCTGGATCTACTTTACGCACTCCCTGAAAGACGGCGACACGGGGGGGACGGTGCTGTCGCGGGCCCGCCTCGACGGCACCGCGCTGACCGACGTCGAAGAGCTGTACCGGCAGACGCCCTTCCTGGCGCCGGACTACCACTTCGGCTCCCGCATCGCGTTCCCCGGAGACGGCACGCTCGTCGTGACGATGGGCGAGCGGGGGCAGCGCCGCGAGCGCACCGTCGACATCCCCACGCCGACCACGTCGGTGGGCACGACGGTCCGCCTCAACATGGACGGGTCGGTGCCCGCCGACAACCCGTTCGTGGGGAGCGACGAGGGCCTCGACGAGGTCTACGCCTACGGCCACCGCAACCAGCAGGGAATGGCGATCCACCCTGAGACGGGCGCGATCTGGCAGCACGAGCACGGGCCGCACGGCGGGGATGAGCTCAACCTCGTGGAGGCCGGCAACAACTACGGGTGGCCGGCGGTCTCGTACGGCGACAGCTATACCGACCAGTCGCCCATCGGGGGCACGACGGCGCCCGGCGTGACCGACCCGGTCGAGTACTGGGACCCCTCGCCGGCCCTCTCGGGCATGGCGTTCTACACGGGCGACACGTTCCCGAACTGGCAGGGCGACCTCTTCATGGGGGCGCTCGCCCACCAGAAGGCGATGCGCGTGGAGCTCGACGGCGAGGACGTGTCGGACCAGGAGGAACTGCTGCGCGCCGAGCTGGGGCGCATCCGGGACGTGGCGACGGGGCCGGACGGATCCCTCTATCTCCTCACCGATGCGCCGGAGGGGGCGCTCTACCGGCTGGAGCCGGCGGAGTAG